A single genomic interval of Halobacillus halophilus DSM 2266 harbors:
- the nadA gene encoding quinolinate synthase NadA codes for MNLFEKMENSSPTLPERYKNRSKEELETIIRRVKKTMGAQLFLPGHHYQKDEVIQFADVRGDSLKLAQLSASQHEAEAIVFCGVHFMAETADILTREDQHVYLPDMRAGCSMADMANLTQTEKAWKKLMGIFNNTILPLTYVNSTAAIKAFVGKHGGATVTSSNAAGMIEWALSQKERIMFLPDQHLGRNTAYDLGIPLEQMAVWDPIQEELLHEVPVEEVKVILWKGHCSVHENFTVPNVEQVRKDYPNMNIIVHPECSREVVALSDYAGSTNYIINQIENAPPGSAWAIGTEMNLVNRIIHEHPEQHIISLNPRMCPCLTMNRIDLPHLVWSLETLAEGKPQNLIKVDPEIAADAKKALERMLARA; via the coding sequence ATGAATCTATTTGAAAAGATGGAAAATTCCAGCCCCACTTTACCCGAGCGTTACAAAAATAGGAGTAAAGAGGAATTAGAAACTATCATTCGGCGTGTAAAAAAGACAATGGGCGCGCAACTTTTTCTCCCTGGTCACCACTATCAGAAAGATGAAGTCATCCAGTTTGCCGATGTACGCGGAGATTCTCTTAAACTAGCTCAGCTTTCGGCAAGTCAGCACGAAGCAGAAGCGATCGTTTTTTGCGGAGTACATTTTATGGCAGAAACCGCCGATATTTTGACTCGGGAGGACCAGCATGTGTACCTCCCTGATATGAGAGCTGGCTGTTCGATGGCCGATATGGCGAACCTCACGCAAACTGAAAAAGCATGGAAGAAGCTAATGGGCATCTTTAACAACACCATACTCCCACTTACCTATGTTAATTCAACTGCTGCCATTAAAGCATTTGTAGGAAAGCATGGCGGAGCCACAGTCACTTCCTCCAATGCAGCGGGGATGATCGAATGGGCTTTATCCCAAAAAGAGCGTATTATGTTTTTGCCGGATCAGCATCTGGGGCGGAATACGGCCTACGACCTCGGCATCCCTCTCGAACAAATGGCGGTATGGGATCCTATACAAGAAGAGTTGCTTCACGAAGTACCTGTCGAAGAAGTGAAAGTGATTTTATGGAAAGGGCACTGTTCGGTTCACGAAAACTTTACTGTGCCAAACGTCGAACAGGTACGAAAAGATTATCCTAATATGAACATCATTGTTCACCCTGAATGCAGCCGTGAAGTGGTAGCTCTATCCGATTATGCTGGATCAACGAATTATATTATTAATCAAATCGAAAATGCTCCTCCTGGCAGTGCATGGGCGATCGGCACGGAAATGAATTTAGTGAACCGAATTATCCACGAACACCCGGAACAGCATATCATTTCCTTAAATCCACGGATGTGTCCTTGTCTTACCATGAATCGAATTGATCTCCCTCACCTCGTATGGTCATTGGAAACCTTAGCCGAAGGGAAACCTCAAAACTTAATAAAAGTAGATCCTGAGATTGCGGCCGATGCTAAAAAAGCACTGGAACGTATGCTGGCAAGGGCCTGA
- a CDS encoding IscS subfamily cysteine desulfurase has protein sequence MSNYFDYAATCPIDEEALEAYIKAAREFYGNTSSLHDTGTKAEVLLSHCRQTLADLLEVNKEGVYFTSGGTESNLLAIEGLMKAGKGNHMITSDAEHSSVKNSAKRLQAEGYEVSLVPLSKEGTIDVNELEKLMREDTVLVSIQHVNGDIGTIQPIKRIREVCDKWGALLHSDCVQSFGKVELNSIIPCLDSFSLSSHKVYGPKGAGALYINPSVSFQPFLPNGTHEAGVRAGTVNTPGIAAFTTAAAKSIRELHKRQSKIESLKREFLTALNDIRNHVTVVCESVNSVPIIGICMHGLEGQWVMLEANRRGYAFSTGSACQTGRGGFPSILTAVGLNEEEAKSFIRLSFSHDQTSEDILGIVDCLKEIVAEYAVLSSQIEKPAFYK, from the coding sequence ATGTCTAACTATTTTGACTATGCAGCCACGTGCCCAATCGATGAGGAAGCCCTGGAAGCTTATATCAAGGCTGCCCGCGAATTCTATGGAAACACCAGCAGTCTGCACGACACGGGAACAAAAGCTGAAGTTCTGCTATCTCATTGCCGCCAGACACTTGCGGATCTTCTCGAGGTTAATAAAGAAGGGGTTTATTTTACAAGTGGAGGTACAGAAAGTAACCTGCTTGCCATAGAAGGTCTAATGAAAGCAGGTAAAGGAAACCATATGATTACTTCAGATGCCGAACATTCCTCTGTAAAAAATTCAGCCAAAAGATTGCAAGCTGAAGGGTATGAAGTCAGCTTGGTTCCATTGTCGAAGGAGGGAACCATTGACGTAAACGAATTAGAAAAACTAATGCGTGAAGATACTGTACTTGTATCTATTCAGCACGTAAATGGTGACATTGGGACAATTCAGCCTATAAAAAGAATTCGAGAGGTTTGTGATAAGTGGGGCGCATTGTTACATAGCGACTGTGTTCAATCATTCGGCAAGGTGGAGTTAAATTCAATTATACCTTGCTTGGACAGCTTTTCACTCTCCAGTCATAAAGTATATGGACCTAAAGGAGCGGGGGCTTTGTACATCAACCCATCTGTTTCTTTCCAACCTTTTCTGCCAAACGGAACGCATGAAGCCGGCGTTCGAGCTGGCACTGTAAATACGCCTGGGATCGCAGCTTTTACAACGGCTGCTGCAAAATCCATCCGAGAGCTTCACAAACGCCAGTCTAAAATTGAATCTTTAAAGCGTGAGTTCTTGACTGCTTTGAATGATATAAGAAACCACGTCACAGTAGTATGCGAGTCCGTGAATTCGGTCCCGATTATTGGCATATGTATGCATGGCCTTGAAGGGCAGTGGGTAATGCTCGAAGCCAATCGCCGCGGTTACGCTTTTTCTACAGGAAGTGCCTGTCAAACTGGGAGGGGAGGGTTTCCTTCTATTCTTACGGCTGTAGGATTGAACGAGGAAGAGGCGAAATCTTTTATCCGTCTATCTTTTAGCCATGATCAGACAAGCGAGGATATACTTGGAATCGTCGATTGTCTGAAAGAAATAGTAGCCGAATATGCTGTTCTTTCCAGCCAAATAGAAAAGCCCGCTTTCTATAAATAG
- the nadC gene encoding carboxylating nicotinate-nucleotide diphosphorylase, which yields MNRLKVRRLLEDFFIEDIGDQDVTSDFLFPEDAEGELHFVSKQSGIFCGSEIIREGYQLLDPSIMIELYTQDGTEVGSGECIAAIQGPIVNLLKGERVILNLIQRMSGIATNTKRAVETLNNQETKICDTRKTTPGLRMFEKYAVRMGGGVNHRYGLYDAVMLKDNHIAFAGSILKAVEIVRAKLGHMVKIEVETETEAQVKEAVQARADCIMFDNRSPEEISTLVKFVPSHITTEASGGIHLNNLAAYRESGVDYISLGALTHSATSLDISANVSIKQRRPNYESI from the coding sequence ATGAACAGATTAAAAGTTAGGCGCCTGCTGGAAGATTTTTTTATTGAAGATATAGGAGATCAAGATGTAACCAGTGACTTCCTCTTCCCTGAAGATGCAGAAGGTGAACTGCATTTTGTAAGCAAACAGTCCGGAATTTTTTGTGGTTCAGAAATTATTCGAGAGGGTTACCAGCTTCTTGATCCGTCGATTATGATTGAACTTTATACTCAGGATGGGACTGAAGTCGGTTCAGGTGAGTGCATCGCTGCTATTCAAGGACCGATCGTAAATTTACTGAAAGGTGAACGGGTGATCCTTAATTTAATTCAACGAATGAGCGGAATCGCTACAAATACTAAACGAGCAGTTGAAACTCTCAATAATCAAGAAACGAAAATTTGTGACACAAGAAAGACCACCCCTGGGCTAAGAATGTTTGAAAAATACGCTGTCCGGATGGGAGGGGGAGTAAATCATAGATATGGTTTGTACGACGCCGTCATGTTGAAAGATAATCATATAGCTTTTGCCGGTTCCATTTTAAAAGCCGTCGAAATAGTAAGAGCCAAGCTGGGGCACATGGTAAAAATTGAAGTGGAAACAGAAACGGAAGCTCAGGTTAAGGAAGCTGTCCAGGCTAGAGCTGACTGCATTATGTTCGATAACCGGTCTCCAGAAGAAATCAGCACTTTGGTCAAGTTCGTCCCTTCTCACATTACAACGGAAGCTTCAGGAGGAATTCACTTGAATAATTTAGCCGCATACCGTGAGTCGGGAGTTGATTATATTTCCCTTGGAGCGCTTACCCATTCAGCTACTTCTCTTGATATTAGTGCAAATGTTTCGATTAAACAAAGGAGGCCCAACTATGAATCTATTTGA
- a CDS encoding YjiH family protein codes for MEVKQKESFQSEEWNEQQGNGKRHSSRSYFWFIVPSLLGVLLFLFPIPYGGKITIGVGIMAESVQANLEPILPSLMTGILVVSAILPVVAKTVKPKFIIDQPFIKQLFDVNTFWMVTRIIGAVFALMTLFAVGPKFIISDVTGGTMLYSLVPVLAAWFLFAGILMPLLMEFGLMDFIGTMLRKVMRPVFKLPGRSSIDALASWMGAGTVGVLITTKQYEEGYYTKREAATIATNFSINSIAFSLVVISFIGLEEFFVPFYLTVVIAGLVAAFICPRIPPLSRKADTYYEGTGMRISEDTPEGMSNFQWGLNKALSKASEVKGVKHVARQGVQTVLDIYFALIPLVMALGTIALIIAEFTPFFNYLSLPIVPVLQWMQIPEAAQAAPAMLVGFADMFLPAVIGSGIESELTRFVIAAISLTQLIYMSEIGILLVKSKIPISVGELAVIFLQRTVITLPIIVIIAHFIF; via the coding sequence ATGGAGGTTAAGCAAAAAGAAAGTTTTCAATCGGAGGAATGGAATGAGCAACAGGGTAATGGGAAGCGGCACTCCAGTCGAAGTTATTTTTGGTTTATAGTTCCTTCTTTATTAGGCGTGTTATTGTTTTTATTCCCTATTCCTTACGGCGGAAAAATTACGATTGGCGTCGGCATTATGGCAGAATCTGTACAGGCAAATCTGGAGCCGATTCTCCCAAGTTTAATGACAGGAATTCTAGTGGTTTCGGCTATCCTTCCAGTCGTAGCGAAAACGGTGAAGCCAAAATTTATCATCGATCAACCGTTCATAAAACAACTATTTGATGTGAACACGTTTTGGATGGTCACGAGAATAATTGGAGCTGTATTTGCTCTGATGACTCTTTTTGCCGTTGGACCGAAGTTTATCATTTCTGATGTTACCGGTGGCACTATGCTTTATTCTCTCGTCCCTGTTCTCGCTGCCTGGTTTTTGTTTGCTGGAATTTTAATGCCTTTATTAATGGAATTCGGCTTAATGGATTTTATAGGGACAATGCTTCGTAAAGTAATGAGGCCAGTATTTAAGCTGCCGGGCCGTTCTTCTATTGATGCTTTAGCCTCCTGGATGGGAGCGGGAACCGTAGGTGTCTTAATTACCACCAAGCAATATGAAGAAGGATATTATACAAAGCGGGAAGCTGCTACTATTGCAACGAACTTTTCGATTAACTCAATTGCTTTTAGTTTAGTGGTGATCAGCTTCATAGGTTTAGAAGAGTTCTTTGTACCTTTCTATTTGACCGTGGTTATAGCCGGTCTGGTGGCTGCTTTCATTTGTCCAAGAATCCCACCGTTATCAAGAAAAGCGGATACTTATTATGAGGGTACAGGGATGAGAATCTCAGAAGATACACCTGAAGGAATGTCCAATTTTCAATGGGGGTTAAATAAAGCTCTTAGCAAAGCTTCCGAAGTTAAAGGTGTGAAACATGTAGCACGGCAAGGAGTACAAACGGTTCTCGATATCTATTTTGCATTGATTCCATTGGTGATGGCACTTGGAACAATTGCTTTAATTATAGCTGAATTCACACCATTTTTTAACTATTTGTCCTTACCGATTGTACCTGTCCTTCAGTGGATGCAAATACCTGAAGCTGCCCAGGCAGCTCCGGCTATGCTGGTCGGGTTTGCTGATATGTTTCTTCCAGCTGTCATTGGCTCAGGGATAGAAAGCGAATTAACACGATTCGTCATCGCAGCCATTTCACTAACCCAGCTCATTTATATGTCTGAGATTGGCATACTCCTAGTTAAATCTAAGATTCCAATTTCAGTAGGGGAACTTGCTGTTATTTTCCTGCAGCGCACAGTGATTACCCTTCCCATTATCGTAATAATTGCCCACTTTATTTTTTAG
- a CDS encoding sigma-54 interaction domain-containing protein, producing the protein MTEWDEYKTIFHSLQEDILVTKTDGTIVKVSEGTGAVYDINADELMGRSVYDLEKEGLFTPLATPKVVESQERATFVQTLKGGKKLLVTALPVFNNDGELVRVVSYSHDVTELMEIKAGMEEMTVEMERVRDELTRLKQQNEGEFIAKSEQMRKVLATASQVAGVDVNVLLLGESGVGKTELAKMMHEKSERSSGPFIEVNCGAIPDSLFEAELFGYEGGSFTGATKGGRKGFAELASGGTLFLDEVGELSLANQVKVLKLIQKKEFYKVGGRKEIHSDFRLISATNKHLKESVEQKLFREDLYFRLNVVPLTIPPLRERKEDITPLLQSFLEHFTTRYKRKKVLDRDVLHELNKLEWKGNVRELMNLVERLVVTSQDTIILPSDLPESYQQIISSYSEMNNFEEPLAMTMEKVEKERLEQAKQKFHTTTKIAEALGISQPTVVRKLKKYRIK; encoded by the coding sequence ATGACAGAGTGGGATGAATATAAAACGATCTTTCATTCGCTCCAGGAAGATATTCTCGTCACAAAAACGGACGGGACTATTGTAAAAGTAAGCGAAGGCACTGGGGCAGTATATGATATTAATGCAGATGAGCTGATGGGCAGATCCGTCTATGATCTGGAAAAAGAAGGACTCTTTACTCCTCTTGCTACGCCAAAAGTCGTGGAGTCGCAAGAGAGAGCGACTTTTGTTCAAACCCTTAAGGGTGGTAAGAAATTGCTGGTTACGGCTTTGCCCGTTTTTAATAATGACGGTGAGCTTGTACGTGTAGTCAGCTACTCGCATGATGTAACGGAATTAATGGAAATCAAGGCCGGAATGGAAGAGATGACGGTTGAGATGGAGCGTGTAAGAGATGAGCTTACTCGGTTAAAGCAGCAGAATGAGGGAGAGTTTATTGCTAAAAGTGAACAAATGCGCAAAGTCCTCGCTACAGCCAGTCAGGTGGCGGGTGTAGACGTAAATGTTCTTCTCTTAGGTGAGTCTGGGGTAGGCAAGACAGAGCTAGCAAAAATGATGCATGAAAAAAGCGAGCGTTCAAGCGGCCCCTTTATTGAAGTAAACTGCGGAGCGATCCCGGATTCATTATTTGAAGCAGAACTGTTCGGTTATGAAGGCGGCTCCTTTACGGGGGCTACTAAAGGAGGAAGGAAGGGATTTGCTGAACTGGCTTCTGGCGGAACCTTGTTTCTGGACGAGGTAGGAGAGTTATCCCTGGCCAATCAAGTAAAGGTACTAAAATTAATTCAGAAAAAAGAGTTCTATAAAGTAGGCGGCCGTAAAGAAATTCATTCCGATTTCCGCCTGATTAGTGCAACAAATAAGCATTTAAAAGAATCTGTAGAGCAAAAGCTGTTTAGAGAAGACCTTTATTTCCGGCTGAATGTAGTTCCTTTAACGATTCCTCCTTTAAGGGAAAGAAAAGAAGATATTACCCCGCTTCTCCAATCCTTTCTTGAGCATTTTACGACCCGTTATAAAAGAAAAAAAGTGTTAGATCGAGATGTACTGCATGAATTGAACAAATTGGAATGGAAAGGGAATGTAAGAGAGCTTATGAATCTGGTGGAAAGATTAGTCGTTACTTCGCAGGACACTATTATTCTTCCTTCCGATCTCCCTGAATCCTATCAGCAGATCATTTCTTCCTATTCAGAAATGAATAATTTTGAGGAACCCTTGGCTATGACCATGGAAAAAGTAGAAAAAGAAAGACTGGAACAAGCGAAACAAAAATTTCATACAACGACTAAAATAGCAGAAGCACTGGGCATCAGCCAGCCTACCGTAGTTAGAAAACTCAAAAAATACAGAATTAAATAA
- a CDS encoding aspartate aminotransferase family protein → MNSSFEDLYGRMSDLLAPSMAKDHPNLPVVKEEGCYYYGTDGKKYLDFTSGIAVANTGHRHPKVVQAIKDSADNLMHGPSGVIMYDSILRVADRLKEKLPGNLDCFFFANSGTEAIEGALKLAKYATQRPYTISFTGCFHGRSLGALGVSTSKSKYRKFLQPNGLTYQLPYADSSGCPEGQDEGEYCAEKLEKEAELLFDHQVTPEEVACMIVEPVLGEGGYIIPPKAWLQKVREICDRHGILLIFDEVQTGFGRTGEWFAAQTFEVTPDIMAIAKGIASGMPLSATVASKELMSKWPMGTHGTTFGGNPIACSAALATLDVMEEEHLIDNSRELGAYALRRLKEIRERHEVIGEVRGVGLMIGIEIIDPETGNPDGAGMMNILDTSLEKGVLFYLCGKHQEVIRMIPPLIVTREQIDQGLAVFEEAVYEFEQKKTYVGS, encoded by the coding sequence ATGAATTCATCATTTGAGGATCTATATGGACGCATGTCTGATTTACTAGCCCCGAGTATGGCAAAAGACCACCCCAATCTACCGGTAGTAAAGGAAGAAGGATGTTACTATTACGGAACAGATGGTAAGAAGTATTTGGATTTCACCTCGGGTATTGCTGTAGCTAATACCGGTCACCGTCATCCGAAAGTCGTTCAGGCTATTAAGGATAGTGCAGATAACTTAATGCATGGACCTTCCGGAGTAATTATGTATGATTCTATTCTCAGAGTTGCTGATCGGTTAAAAGAGAAATTACCCGGAAATCTGGATTGTTTCTTTTTTGCAAACAGTGGTACGGAGGCCATAGAGGGAGCTTTAAAATTAGCTAAATATGCGACTCAACGCCCTTACACGATTTCCTTTACCGGCTGTTTTCACGGCAGGTCGCTGGGGGCGCTTGGAGTCAGCACCTCGAAAAGTAAATATCGGAAATTTTTGCAGCCTAATGGACTGACTTATCAGCTGCCTTACGCTGACAGCTCAGGGTGTCCAGAGGGGCAGGATGAAGGGGAATACTGTGCGGAAAAACTCGAAAAAGAGGCAGAGCTTTTATTTGATCATCAGGTAACACCGGAAGAAGTCGCCTGCATGATTGTGGAGCCAGTCCTTGGAGAAGGCGGATACATTATTCCTCCTAAAGCCTGGCTGCAAAAGGTTCGCGAAATTTGCGACCGACATGGTATTCTCTTAATTTTTGACGAGGTCCAGACAGGGTTCGGACGAACTGGGGAGTGGTTTGCTGCTCAAACATTTGAAGTTACCCCAGATATTATGGCGATTGCTAAAGGGATCGCTTCAGGCATGCCTCTAAGTGCTACGGTTGCTTCTAAGGAATTGATGAGTAAATGGCCGATGGGGACTCACGGTACCACGTTCGGGGGAAACCCTATTGCCTGTTCAGCAGCGCTTGCTACCCTGGATGTAATGGAAGAGGAACATCTAATCGATAATTCAAGAGAACTCGGAGCATACGCCTTACGACGGTTAAAAGAAATAAGAGAAAGGCATGAAGTCATCGGCGAGGTCCGGGGGGTAGGACTCATGATTGGAATAGAAATTATCGACCCTGAAACAGGGAATCCGGATGGAGCTGGAATGATGAATATATTAGACACTTCCCTTGAAAAAGGTGTTCTGTTCTATTTATGCGGGAAGCATCAGGAGGTTATCCGCATGATTCCTCCGCTAATCGTTACCAGAGAGCAGATTGATCAAGGCTTGGCCGTATTTGAAGAGGCCGTATATGAGTTCGAACAGAAAAAAACATATGTAGGTTCATAA
- a CDS encoding DMT family transporter, translating to MHLLLMLLVFIGGIGVAVQSSVNGGLGQKIGVFEGAFTSFLVGTVVLFLVMLFFGKGNIVNVFQVPKWQLLGGVLGAFFVSTMVLAVPRIGVGAAIFTLISAQLIASSLIDHFGWLGMKQIPLDGQRIAGMALMIIAILLYTKN from the coding sequence ATGCATTTGCTGTTAATGTTACTTGTTTTTATTGGCGGTATTGGAGTTGCAGTTCAATCATCAGTAAATGGGGGACTCGGGCAGAAGATTGGCGTGTTTGAAGGAGCATTTACCTCCTTTTTAGTAGGAACAGTTGTCTTATTTTTAGTTATGCTTTTTTTCGGGAAAGGGAATATCGTTAATGTGTTTCAAGTTCCGAAATGGCAGCTTCTAGGAGGGGTGCTGGGAGCTTTCTTTGTTTCGACCATGGTTTTAGCTGTACCTAGAATTGGAGTAGGGGCTGCTATTTTTACGCTAATATCTGCTCAGCTTATTGCAAGCTCACTTATCGACCACTTCGGCTGGCTTGGTATGAAACAGATCCCGCTGGATGGTCAAAGAATAGCTGGAATGGCTCTCATGATTATTGCTATTTTGCTTTATACTAAAAATTAA
- the nadB gene encoding L-aspartate oxidase produces MKKADVIIVGSGIASLQLARHLTKDLNVIVITKSLLKHSNSTCAQGGIAAAIGPRDNPYLHYLDTLEAGCHLNHSQSVMQLAEEAPALVAELIKDGCQFDTDETGAVLLGKEGAHSHRRIVHGGGDQTGKRIVEGLIQHLSSNISIYENEFVFELLLDDQGRCYGVKSKDKENSVHTFTAPYVVLSTGGCGQLYSFTSNADTITGDGLALAYMAGAELADMEFIQFHPTLLYSNGKTKGLVSEAVRGEGAILINEMGERIMENVHPLKDLAPRHIVAQNIYEWLRKGLRIYLDISSITDFPVKFPTVTTLCEKHGIDLSRGRIPVAPGAHFAMGGVQTDSIGRTNVEGLYALGETACTGVHGANRLASNSLLEGLMFGKRLAQHINCTPAKHMPIHSTKKMASSIFPALPEKDLIQQSMMDQVGIVRSAQGLTEQIKWLESFQLEKFYESRLDLLTIEQITRFFMMQTAWLITDSAIEREESRGGHYRSDFPEERTYWQTKKVLKQRSLERRSFNEQIKS; encoded by the coding sequence ATGAAAAAAGCAGACGTGATTATTGTAGGAAGCGGAATTGCCTCCTTACAGTTAGCCAGACACTTAACTAAGGATTTAAATGTGATTGTTATCACAAAGTCTCTCTTGAAACATAGCAATTCAACTTGTGCTCAAGGAGGAATCGCAGCAGCAATCGGGCCTCGCGATAACCCTTACCTTCATTACTTAGATACACTTGAAGCCGGCTGCCACTTAAATCATTCGCAGTCTGTGATGCAATTAGCAGAAGAAGCTCCCGCCCTCGTTGCGGAACTCATTAAGGATGGATGTCAGTTTGATACCGATGAAACTGGGGCCGTACTCCTCGGTAAAGAGGGCGCTCACAGCCACCGCAGAATCGTTCATGGAGGTGGAGACCAAACCGGAAAGCGGATCGTAGAAGGACTTATTCAACACTTATCTTCAAATATCTCTATCTATGAAAATGAGTTTGTTTTCGAGCTGCTTCTTGATGACCAGGGCCGCTGTTATGGTGTTAAAAGTAAAGATAAAGAAAACTCTGTACATACATTTACAGCTCCTTATGTCGTTCTTTCAACTGGCGGCTGTGGCCAGCTCTATTCCTTTACCTCTAACGCGGATACGATTACGGGAGATGGCTTGGCTTTAGCATATATGGCCGGGGCAGAGCTTGCAGACATGGAATTCATTCAATTCCATCCCACCCTTTTATACTCAAACGGAAAAACAAAAGGGCTTGTTTCAGAGGCCGTTAGAGGAGAAGGGGCCATATTAATTAATGAAATGGGTGAAAGAATCATGGAAAATGTTCACCCTTTGAAAGACTTAGCCCCAAGACACATTGTGGCGCAGAACATCTATGAGTGGCTAAGGAAAGGACTGCGCATTTATTTAGACATAAGCTCCATTACAGATTTTCCTGTTAAATTCCCTACGGTTACCACTCTTTGTGAAAAGCATGGTATTGATTTAAGTAGAGGACGAATACCTGTAGCACCGGGCGCCCACTTTGCTATGGGTGGTGTACAGACCGATTCCATTGGTCGAACCAATGTCGAAGGACTATATGCTCTTGGAGAAACGGCTTGTACCGGGGTGCATGGTGCAAATAGACTCGCCAGTAATTCGTTGCTGGAAGGACTCATGTTTGGAAAACGACTTGCCCAGCACATTAACTGCACTCCTGCGAAGCATATGCCTATTCATTCGACCAAGAAAATGGCGTCATCCATCTTCCCCGCTTTGCCCGAAAAAGATTTAATTCAGCAATCCATGATGGACCAGGTAGGGATTGTGCGCTCGGCTCAGGGGCTTACCGAGCAAATAAAGTGGCTGGAATCATTCCAATTAGAAAAGTTTTATGAATCAAGGCTTGATTTGCTCACTATCGAGCAAATCACCCGTTTCTTTATGATGCAGACGGCTTGGCTGATTACAGACTCAGCTATAGAAAGGGAGGAAAGCCGGGGAGGTCATTACCGCAGTGATTTTCCTGAAGAAAGGACCTACTGGCAGACAAAAAAGGTTCTTAAGCAAAGATCATTAGAAAGAAGGTCATTCAATGAACAGATTAAAAGTTAG
- a CDS encoding TrkH family potassium uptake protein, translating into MLLLKEIVMKTRMIHMSPPQTLISVFILFITLGTFLLKLPSATSNGITFIDALFTATSAMTVTGLVVIDTGTAFTLFGQVIILVLIQVGGLGIMTFAVLIYMVLGKKIGIKERLLIQQALNQTSLGGVIRLVRKLFIFSITIETFAVVFLSLRWVPEMGMAKGIYASIFHSISAFNNAGFSIWSDSLSAYAVDPLVNIVITLLFIIGGIGFTVVFDLWKSKEFYHLSLHTKIMLVGTLCINVVSLFMIFILEYNNPDTIADFSTLGKLQAAYFQAVTPRTAGFNSIDISQMEESSLFYMLMLMFIGGGSTSTAGGIKLSTALIIVLASITFFRQKEHVTLYRRSFHFHLIMRALALTVGSVGVVFLGTFVLNLSEDAPFLMILFETISAFGTVGLSMGLTGQLTLIGKLTLIFIMLVGKLGPLTFAFAFARYKPDPVKYPNEDVLTG; encoded by the coding sequence ATTCTTTTACTTAAGGAGATAGTCATGAAAACCCGTATGATACACATGAGTCCACCTCAAACGCTGATCAGCGTTTTTATCCTGTTTATTACTCTGGGCACATTTCTGCTTAAGCTGCCGTCCGCTACATCCAATGGAATAACTTTCATTGATGCTCTGTTTACAGCAACCTCAGCCATGACGGTTACCGGGTTAGTCGTAATAGATACAGGTACAGCATTCACCTTGTTCGGGCAGGTCATCATTTTAGTTCTGATCCAGGTTGGCGGTTTGGGAATCATGACCTTTGCGGTACTGATATACATGGTACTTGGTAAAAAGATTGGAATTAAAGAGCGGCTGTTAATTCAGCAGGCTTTAAATCAAACTTCTTTAGGCGGTGTTATCCGCCTGGTTCGTAAATTATTTATCTTTTCAATAACAATTGAGACCTTTGCCGTAGTTTTTCTATCTTTACGATGGGTTCCGGAAATGGGGATGGCTAAAGGTATCTATGCAAGTATTTTTCATTCCATTTCAGCTTTCAACAATGCCGGTTTTTCGATCTGGTCCGACAGCCTCTCTGCTTACGCAGTGGACCCGCTCGTTAATATTGTCATTACCTTGCTTTTTATTATCGGGGGAATCGGTTTTACGGTTGTTTTTGACTTGTGGAAGAGTAAAGAATTTTATCATTTATCCCTTCATACTAAAATCATGCTGGTCGGGACCTTATGCATAAATGTGGTTAGTTTGTTCATGATTTTTATTCTGGAATATAATAATCCTGACACCATTGCAGACTTCTCTACACTCGGTAAATTGCAGGCAGCTTATTTTCAGGCCGTAACACCAAGAACAGCAGGATTTAATTCCATTGATATTAGTCAGATGGAAGAATCTTCTCTCTTTTACATGCTGATGCTTATGTTCATTGGTGGGGGGAGCACTTCAACCGCTGGCGGTATTAAACTATCAACTGCCCTCATCATAGTCCTTGCTTCCATCACTTTTTTCAGGCAAAAAGAACATGTGACCCTGTACCGCAGAAGTTTCCACTTCCACCTGATCATGCGCGCTCTCGCTCTTACGGTTGGCAGTGTAGGTGTAGTATTTTTGGGGACTTTTGTCCTGAATCTCTCCGAAGATGCCCCTTTTTTAATGATACTGTTCGAAACGATATCTGCCTTTGGAACGGTTGGTTTGTCTATGGGACTGACCGGCCAACTAACTCTAATCGGAAAATTGACGCTGATTTTCATCATGCTGGTTGGAAAGTTAGGACCACTGACCTTTGCCTTTGCTTTCGCCCGTTACAAACCAGATCCGGTTAAATATCCGAATGAAGACGTATTAACTGGTTAA